One window of Parambassis ranga chromosome 3, fParRan2.1, whole genome shotgun sequence genomic DNA carries:
- the dmxl2 gene encoding dmX-like protein 2 isoform X1, producing MHLHQVLTGAVNPGDCCYSVGSVNDIPFTAYGSGCDVVILASDFECVQIIPGAQNGNIQVGCVECSHQLGRIAASYGNTVCIFEPLSTNPNKRHKQLNYQWQKTGQFFLDAITYNLAWDPQGNRILAATERLQLWAPPLADALIEEEDGQMIEDRPHPTLNDWNCVWQCKTAASVHVAKWSPDGEYFATVGKDDCLLKVWYPTTGWRSAVVVQDPTDKKSPPVNFSFVYLAHPRSVTGMSWRKTSKYMPKGSVCNVLLTSCEDGVCRIWSETLLPEDSLLGGQISENTQSFSSSLPGLAGNKDKIQHALESIHHLKHLRRGRRRSSALVAHSELLPSQLGTQDAHTHRHIAHHANALCHFHISASINPNTDIPSMLADSAVFTPEDGSGGGGFVVHWLNNKDLSFTSSMDLFMLQLRKFSEQQLEQTTEDPLDPEGSPMKFDFDLDEMSDKGSSEHGEEGEAGEQGSTKASSPGSSSSMPLPSMLLERKMETLTTEWNKSPDMLFTIHPSDGSFLVWHVKYLDEFNQGIFRQVQVSFSSRIPVAFPTGDANSLSKNILMYACTLTEGESIGSSEQGRMVQHVSHSASASAGLGSPAVAASPSSRLGISPAVMMVSKHVDGSLNQWAVTFAERSAFSNVLTVSHKFRYCGHRFHLNDQACHTVLPLLLTSSHHNALLTPPSAPGSLEGEQPPTLPLPKGLPRKQLRNAATRTFHDPNAIYSELILWRVDHIGPLSCTGGVSELARINSLHTSAFSNVAWLPTLVPSSVLGTYCNSASACFVASDGKNLRLYQAVVDARKLLDELSDPETSKLVGEVFNIVSQQSTARPGCIIELDIITNQCGTNTQLLHVFQEDFILGYKPQQEAEVYTPAFPSGEDYQPAPFSEKFFLVVIEKDLNRNSVLQMWHLHLKSVQACVDEPSPDYSFQSQLMVPNQLVNADSSPETSPVRPLPRSASTANLQSASKLILSSKLVYSKRLDLPHGVEVTRATPSAGHLSSSSIYPVCLAPYLIVTTCSDSRVRFWRCDVDGDDGDDDHNNRVYHWEPWTLMNEEKDNNSAVCVSGRPVAVSCSYIGRLAVAFKQPRQGQLQGSREDFSMHVSIYECESTGGSEWVLEQTLLLDEFNRPASTLDPRVSVDSNLFVYSRSDLYMNRDHSSPNIKHYVHLDWLSKEDGSHILTVGVGSNILMYGRISGMVNEQTSSKEGMAVITLPLGGSIKQGIRSRWILLRSVDLLSSVDGTPSLPVSLSWVRDGILVVGMDCEMHVYAQWHQDKKPGEGEEGNLSSADIAGGQTSSVFEGRARSKSVFEGSAAVDEALRAPAGLQEGGLFEAAHSLSPTLPQYHPTQLLELMDLGKVRRAKAILAHLVKCIAGEVAVVRDVEAGEGGSRRHLSRTISVTGSTAKDTIVAGRDGGRDYTEINSIPPLPLYALMLADLDTSYKGAEESAKGAKVADGEGVQKSTEDQYADLFQVTTVTTDDFVNFATDKPEKKSRVINLSQYGPTYFGPEHAQVLSSHLMHSSLPGLTRLEQMFLVALADTVATTSAEVTSSTDQQYTGGEALDECGLRYLLAMRLHTCLLTSLPPLYRMQLLHQGLSTCHFAWAFHSEAEEELLNMIPAMQRGDPQWSELRAVGVGWWIRNINTLRKMVEKLGKAAFQRHNDPLDAALFYLAMKKKAVLWGLFRSQHDEKMTQFFKNNFSEDRWRKAALKNAFSLLGKQRFEQSAAFFLLAGSLKDAIEVLMEKMEDLQLAMIVARLYEADFENSSTCQGLLYEKVLGCNRDGSGYHCSRLHPDPFLRSIAYWIMKDYTRALDTLLERNPKDNDENPDVMVKSCNPVVFSFYNYLRTHPLIIRRHFANPEGTATTVGLTAEKSSADEINLIERKLFFTTANAHFKVGCPVLALEVLSKIPKVSKKSGSSPLSKASSKANLNVNQPLENGTQGGLDWGFPAAPAWGGNDNSGGMDWSQPMVKVEEEELNLDWGADKEDDEDEDDDGLTMKKPEAETKADEESEKGHSKLQRDDSQVGESEVDVIAEQLKFRACLKILMTELRTLATGFEVDGGKLRFQLYSWLEKEIAAMHKICNYKVEGKEEVSEVEHWGERTASVDISDEALENTEAGAYERHQMERRRLQAKQQHSERRKAWLRKNQALLRVFLSYCSLHGAKGGGVTSVRMELLFLLQESQQETTVKQLQSPLPLPTTLPLLSACIAPTKTVIANPVLHLSNHIHDILHTITLMEVPPHPDIIDDKVTALHTLAASLSACVYQALCDSHSYSSQAEANQFTGMVYQGLLLSERKRLRTESIEEHITPNSAPAQWPGVSSLISLLTSAREEDQPRLSVLLCEAVVAVYLSLLIHGLGTHSSNELFRLAAHPLNNRMWAAVFGGGAKVIIKPKRPELPPVPADFEAARPEECQEQTGRPEQSSITPNPTSIPTETQRPKRPPPPVSRGEGLGTVATAAKASSAPPQPPAEDADRYRRRFNMRMLVPGRPVKETPATPPPVPTERPAYREKFIPPELSMWDYFVAKPFLPLSDSNALYDSDESGAEDDEDDDDAFLSDTQITEHSDPNSYSWALIRLVMVKLAHHNVKNFIPITGFDLTDLPVTSPLSNAVLKTLENWEQLILERMNKFDGPPPNYINTYPTDLSAGGGPAILRHKAMLEPDNTPFKTKNHQSFPVRRLWHFLVKQEVLQETLIRYIFTKKRKQSESVENHMDRISPHCIAGASSPYNKVEADLGYPGGKAKIIHKESDIIMAFAINKANSNEIVLASTHDVQEVDVSTLVAVQPYTWIGDDFDKESRSSDDIDHRSSHTNIAQASSAPFAPPQMPVSASMPWLGSGQTSMGASVIMKRNLNNVKRMTSHPIYQYYMTGAQDGSVRMFEWNRPQQLICFRQAGNARVTRLYFNSQGNKCGVADGEGFLSLWQVNQTSSNPKPYLSWQCHTKTCGDFAFITSSSLIATAGQSNDNRNVCLWDTLISPSNTMVHAFPCHENGATVLQYAPKQQLLITGGRKGFVCVFDIRQRQLLHTFQAHDSAIKALALDAFEDFFVTGSAEGNMKVWKLAGHALMHSFSTEHAKQSIFRNIGAGVMQVETRPGNRIFTCGADGTLKMRVLPDRYNIPSSLVDVL from the exons GCCTATGGCTCAGGGTGTGATGTAGTGATCTTGGCCAGCGACTTTGAGTGTGTTCAGATTATCCCAGGAGCTCAGAATGGAAACATACAGGtgggctgtgtggagtgctcCCACCAGCTTGGCAGG attgcTGCATCTTACGGAAACACGGTCTGCATCTTTGAACCTCTTTCTACCAACCCAAATAAACGACACAAG CAACTTAACTATCAGTGGCAAAAGACAGGACAGTTCTTCCTTGATGCCATCACCTACAACCTCGCCTGGGACCCACAAG GGAATCGTATCCTAGCAGCAACTGAGCGGCTCCAGCTGTGGGCTCCTCCGCTGGCAGATGCCCtgatagaggaggaggatgggcaGATGATTGAGGACAGGCCCCACCCTACCCTCAACGACTGGAACTGTGTCTGGCAGTGCAA gaCTGCTGCATCCGTTCATGTTGCTAAGTGGTCTCCTGATGGGGAGTATTTTGCAACAGTTGGGAAG GATGACTGTTTACTCAAAGTGTGGTATCCCACCACGGGCTGGCGTTCCGCAGTGGTGGTCCAGGACCCGACTGATAAAAAATCCCCGCCTGTTAACTTCTCCTTTGTTTACTTGGCTCATCCTCGCTCAGTTACCGGCATGTCCTGGAGGAAAACTAGCAAATACATGCCCAA gGGTTCAGTGTGCAATGTGTTGCTGACATCCTGTGAGGACGGTGTGTGTAGAATATGGTCAGAGACGCTGTTACCAGAAGACAGTCTACTTGGGGGTCAGATCTCTGAGAACACACAGTCTTTCAGCTCCAGCCTGCCAGGCCTGGCAGGCAATAAGGACAAGATACAGCATGCTTTGGAG TCAATTCACCACCTAAAACATTTGCGTCGGGGCCGGCGACGATCCTCTGCTCTTGTGGCACACAGTGAGCTGCTGCCTTCTCAGCTTGGCACGCAGGATGCACACACTCACCGCCACATCGCTCATCATGCCAATGCCCTGTGTCACTTCCATATCTCAGCCAGTATTAACCCTAACACAG ATATCCCATCAATGCTCGCTGATTCTGCAGTGTTTACTCCAGAGGATGGCTCTGGTGGTGGAGGCTTTGTGGTTCACTGGCTCAACAATAAAGACCTCAGCTTCACTTCCTCCATGGACCTGTTTATGCTGCAGCTCCGCAAGTtctctgaacagcagctggaacagactACTGAAGACCCACTGGACCCTGAAGGATCTCCTATGAAGTTTGACTTTG ACCTTGATGAGATGTCTGACAAAGGGTCCTCAGAGCATGGAGAAGAGGGTGAGGCAGGGGAGCAGGGAAGCACAAAGGCATCCTCCCCAGGTTCCAGCTCCAGCATGCCTTTGCCCTCTATGCTGCTGGAAAGGAAGATGGAGACTCTGACGACAGAGTGGAACAAGAGCCCAGACATGCTGTTCACCATCCATCCTTCTGATGGATCTTTCCTGGTTTGGCATGTGAAGTACTTGGATGAATTCAATCAGGGCATCTTCAGACAGGTTCAG GTGTCCTTCTCCTCCCGTATCCCAGTAGCATTTCCTACAGGCGATGCCAATTCATTGAGCAAAAACATACTGATGTACGCCTGCACATTGACCGAGGGGGAGAGCATCGGGTCCAGCGAACAGGGGAGGATGGTCCAACATGTCTCCCACTCTGCTTCTGCCTCGGCTGGCCTAGGGTCACCTGCAGTGGCCGCCTCTCCCAGCTCCCGTCTTGGCATTAGTCCTGCGGTCATGATGGTTTCCAAGCATGTGGATGGATCTCTTAACCAG TGGGCAGTGACGTTTGCTGAGCGTTCTGCCTTCTCCAACGTACTGACAGTATCTCACAAGTTCCGGTACTGTGGCCACCGTTTCCATCTCAATGACCAAGCCTGTCACACagtgctgccgctgctgctaaCCTCATCTCACCACAATGCCCTGCTCACCCCTCCTTCGGCCCCTGGCAGTCTGGAAGGAGAACAGCCTCCTACCCTTCCCCTACCAAAGGGACTTCCCAG AAAGCAGCTTCGTAATGCAGCTACAAGGACCTTTCATGACCCCAATGCCATTTACAGTGAGCTGATTTTGTGGAGAGTGGACCACATTGGACCCCTGTCCTGCACTGGAGGGGTCTCTGAACTGGCTCGTATCAACTCTCTGCACACCTCTGCTTTCAGCAATGTTGCTTGGTTGCCTACACTAGTCCCCAGCTCTGTACTCG GAACTTACTGTAACAGTGCCAGCGCCTGCTTTGTGGCATCAGATGGTAAAAACCTGCGCCTCTATCAAGCTGTGGTGGATGCCAGAAAACTACTGGATGAGCTGTCAGATCCAGAAACGTCT AAACTCGTGGGCGAGGTGTTCAACATCGTCAGCCAGCAGTCCACTGCCAGACCTGGATGTATCATAGAGTTGGACATCATTACAAACCAG TGTGGCACCAACACCCAGCTGCTGCATGTCTTCCAAGAGGACTTCATTTTAGGTTACAAGCCTCAGCAAGAAGCAGAAGTATACACACCGGCCTTTCCCTCTGGTGAAG ATTACCAACCTGCTCCATTTTCCGAGAAATTCTTCCTGGTGGTGATAGAGAAAGACCTCAACAGGAactctgtgctgcagatgtgGCACCTGCACCTCAAGTCTGTGCAAGCCTGTGTTG ATGAGCCAAGCCCGGATTACAGCTTCCAGAGCCAGCTAATGGTTCCCAATCAACTTGTGAATGCTGACTCATCACCAGAGACCTCTCCTGTCAGACCCCTGCCACGGTCAGCTTCTACAGCAAACTTGCAGTCAGCCAGCAAACTCATCCTGAGCTCCAAGCTGGTGTACAGCAAGCGGCTTGATTTGCCGCATGGGGTGGAGGTCACCAGGGCTACTCCCTCTGCAG GTCATCTGAGCTCCTCCTCTATCTATCCCGTGTGCCTGGCTCCCTACCTGATTGTTACAACCTGCTCTGACTCTCGTGTGCGGTTCTGGCGCTGTGAtgttgatggtgatgatggtgatgatgaccaCAACAACCGGGTGTACCACTGGGAGCCCTGGACCCTGATGAATGAGGAGAAGGACAAcaacagtgctgtgtgtgtgtctgggcgCCCTGTAGCTGTGTCCTGCTCCTACATCGGCAGGCTGGCTGTGGCCTTTAAGCAGCCACGACAAGGACAG CTGCAGGGCTCGAGAGAGGACTTCTCTATGCATGTGTCCATCTATGAGTGTGAGTCTACTGGTGGCTCAGAGTGGGTTTTAGAGCAAACACTCCTCCTGGATGAATTTAATAGACCTGCATCAACACTGGATCCTAGAGTCAGCGTGGACTCCAACCTCTTTGTCTACAGCAG GTCTGACCTGTACATGAACAGAGACCACAGCTCGCCCAACATTAAGCACTATGTGCACCTGGACTGGCTGTCAAAGGAGGATGGATCTCACATTCTCACTGTTGGGGTTGGCTCCAACATTCTCATGTATGGCCGCATCTCTGGTATGGTCAATGAGCAGACAAGCAGCAAGGAGGGAATGGCTGTCATCACCCTTCCCCTAGGGGGCAGTATCAAACAGGGGATTCGCTCACGCTGGATCCTGCTTCGGTCTGTGGACCTCCTGTCATCTGTGGATGGCACACCATCACTGCCAGTCTCCCTGTCCTGGGTTAGGGATGGTATCCTAGTGGTGGGCATGGACTGTGAAATGCATGTGTATGCCCAGTGGCATCAGGACAAGAAgccaggagagggagaggagggcaaCTTGTCATCTGCAGACATTGCTGGTGGTCAGACTTCCTCTGTGTTTGAAGGGAGAGCTAGGTCTAAAAGTGTGTTTGAAGGGAGTGCTGCAGTGGACGAGGCCCTACGTGCCCCTGCAGGACTTCAGGAAGGGGGACTTTTTGAGGCAGCTCACTCCTTGTCGCCAACTCTACCCCAGTACCATCCCACCCAACTGCTGGAACTCATGGACCTGGGCAAAGTCCGCCGTGCCAAG GCCATCCTCGCTCACCTGGTAAAGTGTATTGCTGGGGAAGTTGCTGTGGTGAGGGATGTAGAGGCAGGTGAGGGCGGATCTAGGAGACATCTGTCGCGGACAATCAGTGTTACTGGAAGCACAGCAAAAGACACCATTGTGGCAGGCCGTGATGGGGGCAGGGACTACACAGAGATCAACTCCATCCCTCCCTTGCCTCTCTATGCCCTTATGTTGGCTGACCTGGACACTTCATACAAGGGAGCGGAAGAGTCTGCTAAAGGAGCAAAAGTGGCTGATGGCGAGGGAGTTCAGAAGTCCACAGAGGACCAGTATGCTGACCTCTTCCAG GTTACAACAGTTACAACAGATGACTTTGTAAACTTTGCCACTGATAAACCAGAGAAGAAGTCCCGAGTTATCAATCTTTCTCAGTATGGACCTACCTATTTTGGACCAGAACATGCTCAG GTATTGTCAAGTCACCTGATGCACTCCAGCCTTCCAGGGCTGACGAGGCTCGAGCAGATGTTCCTTGTAGCCTTGGCTGATACTGTCGCTACCACCAGCGCTGAGGTCACAAGCTCCACTGATCAACAATACACCG GTGGCGAGGCTCTCGATGAGTGTGGACTGAGGTACCTGCTTGCCATGCGTCTTCATACCTGCCTGCTTACCTCTCTGCCCCCTCTCTATCGAATGCAGCTGCTTCACCAGG GTCTTTCAACTTGCCACTTTGCATGGGCCTTCCACTCAGAAGCAGAAGAGGAGCTTCTAAACATGATCCCTGCCATGCAGAGAGGCGACCCGCAATGGTCTGAGCTCAGAGCTGTTGGTGTTGGCTGGTGGATACGTAACATCAACACTCTGcggaaaatggtggagaag TTAGGTAAAGCTGCATTCCAGAGACACAATGACCCTttagatgctgctttgttctacTTGGCCATGAAAAAGAAAGCTGTCCTGTGGGGACTCTTCAG GTCCCAGCATGATGAAAAGATGACTCAGTTCTTCAAGAACAACTTCAGTGAGGACCGCTGGCGGAAGGCCGCTCTGAAAAATGCTTTCTCCCTGCTGGGAAAGCAGCGCTTTGAACAGTCTGCTGCCTTCTTCCTATTGGCTGGCTCTCTCAAAGATGCTATAGAG GTGTTGATGGAGAAGATGGAGGACCTCCAGTTAGCTATGATAGTAGCCAGACTGTATGAAGCTGACTTTGAAAATTCATCCACCTGCCAAGGCCTACTTTATGAGAAGGTGCTGGGCTGTAACAGAGACGGGAGTGGTTACCACTGTTCCAGGCTACACCCTGACCCTTTCCTCCGCAGCATAGCCTACTGGATCATGAAAGATTACACGCGAGCCCTGGACACGCTACTGGAGCGAAACCCCAAAGATAATGATGAAAACCCTG ATGTCATGGTGAAATCTTGCAACCCTGTGGTATTTAGTTTCTATAATTACTTAAGGACACATCCTTTGATCATTCGGCGGCACTTTGCAAATCCAGAGGGAACAGCAACAACTGTGGGCCTCACTGCTGAGAAGAGCAGTGCAGATGAGATCAACCTCATAGAGCGCAAACTGTTCTTCACTACTGCTAATGCACACTTCAAG GTGGGCTGCCCAGTTTTGGCTCTGGAGGTGCTCTCCAAAATCCCTAAAGTTAGCAAAAAATCTGGTTCCTCACCTCTTAGCAAAGCTTCATCCAAGGCCAACTTGAATGTGAACCAACCCTTGGAAAATGGCACCCAGGGAGGTTTGGACTGGGGCTTCCCTGCAGCACCTGCCTGGGGAGGAAATGACAATAGTGGTGGGATGGACTGGAGCCAGCCTATGGTcaaggtggaggaagaggagctaaATCTGGACTGGGGTGCCGACAAGGAAGATGacgaggatgaagatgatgatgggcTGACAATGAAAAAACCAGAGGCTGAAACCAAAGCAGATGAGGAGTCGGAGAAGGGCCACTCTAAACTGCAACGAGACGACTCGCAGGTA GGGGAGTCAGAAGTGGATGTGATTGCAGAGCAGCTGAAGTTCCGTGCTTGTCTGAAGATCCTGATGACAGAGCTACGCACACTGGCTACGGGCTTTGAGGTGGATGGTGGGAAGCTCCGGTTTCAGCTCTACAGCTGGTTGGAGAAGGAGATAGCAGCCATGCACAAGATCTGCAACTACAAG GTGGAGGGGAAGGAAGAGGTTTCAGAGGTGGAGCATTGGGGAGAGCGTACAGCATCAGTGGACATATCAGATGAGGCACTGGAGAATACAGAGGCTGGGGCCTATGAGCGCCACCAGATGGAGCGACGCCGCCTTCAGGCCAAGCAGCAACACTCTGAGAGGCGTAAGGCATGGCTGAGAAAGAATCAAGCCCTGCTGAGGGTGTTTCTGTCCTACTGCAGCCTTCATGGAGCCAAGGGAGGCGGAGTCACCTCTGTTCGCATGGAGCTTCTGTTCCTCCTGCAGGAGAGCCAGCAG GAGACTACGGTGAAGCAGCTGCAGTCTCCACTGCCTCTGCCTACCACACTGCCTCTGCTATCAGCTTGCATTGCCCCCACAAAAACAGTCATTGCCAATCCCGTTCTTCACCTCAGCAACCACATTCACGACATCCTCCACACCATCACACTCATGGAAGTCCCACCACATCCTGACATTATAGACGATAAG GTGACTGCTTTGCACACACTAGCAGCATCTCTGTCTGCTTGTGTATATCAAGCACTTTGTGACAGCCACAGCTACAG CAGCCAAGCAGAGGCCAATCAGTTTACAGGGATGGTATATCAGGGCCTGTTGCTCAGTGAGAGGAAACGACTTCGCACAGAAAGCATTGAAGAACATATAACCCCCAACTCTGCTCCTGCACAGTGGCCAG GCGTGTCGTCCCTGATCTCTCTGTTGACGTCAGCGAGGGAGGAGGACCAGCCGAGGCTCAGCGTGCTGCTGTGTGAAGCGGTTGTGGCTGTTTATCTCTCACTGCTCATCCATGGCCTGGGCACTCATAGCAGCAATGAACTCTTCCGCCTGGCAGCACATCCACTCAACAACCGCATGTGGGCCGCTGTCTTTGGAGGAGGGGCCAAAGTCATTATCAAGCCAAAGAGGCCCGAGCTCCCACCAG TGCCAGCTGATTTTGAGGCAGCCAGGCCAGAGGAGTGTCAAGAACAGACAGGAAGACCTGAGCAGAGCAGCATCACCCCAAACCCCACTTCCATCCCCACTGAAACCCAGCGCCCCAAACGACCCCCTCCTCCTGTTTCAAGGGGAGAGGGGTTGGGCACTGTGGCAACTGCAGCTAAGGCCAGCT CAGCTCCCCCTCAGCCTCCAGCAGAAGATGCAGATCGTTACAGACGTAGATTCAACATGCGGATGCTGGTTCCTGGGCGTCCTGTAAAGGAGACACCTGCCACACCGCCACCTGTACCCACAGAAAGACCCGCTTACAGGGAGAAGTTCATTCCTCCAGAGCTGAGCATGTGGGACTACTTTGTGGCCAAA CCATTCCTGCCACTGTCAGACAGCAATGCTCTGTATGACTCAGACGAAAGCGGcgctgaagatgatgaagatgatgatgatgccttcctgtctgacacacagatAACGGAGCACTCTGACCCCAACTCCTACAG CTGGGCTTTGATTCGCCTGGTCATGGTGAAACTGGCACATCACAATGTCAAGAACTTCATTCCTATAACTGGTTTCGACCTCACAG ATCTGCCAGTCACTTCCCCTCTTAGCAACGCTGTGCTGAAGACTTTGGAGAATTGGGAACAGCTTATACTGGAGCGAATGAACAAGTTTGACGGCCCACCTCCCAACTACATCAACACATATCCTACTGACCTCAGCGCAGGGGGTGGCCCTGCCATACTGCGACACAAGGCCATGCTGGAACCAGACAACACACCCTTCAA GACAAAGAACCACCAGTCTTTCCCAGTCCGACGTCTTTGGCATTTCCTGGTCAAACAGGAAGTTCTTCAGGAGACTTTGATCCGTTATATCTTCACAAAGAAAAGGAAGCAGAGTGAG tctGTAGAGAACCATATGGACCGTATAAGCCCACACTGCATAGCAGGAGCTAGCAGTCCCTATAATAAG GTGGAGGCAGATCTGGGCTATCCAGGAGGAAAGGCTAAAATCATTCACAAGGAGTCAGATATAATCATGGCATTTGCTATTAATAAG gCTAATTCCAATGAGATAGTGTTGGCTTCCACTCATGATGTCCAAGAGGTGGATGTGTCTACTCTGGTGGCTGTCCAGCCTTACACCTGGATAGGAGATGATTTTGATAAGGAGTCCCGCAG ctctgatgacatcgaCCATCGCTCCTCTCATACCAATATTGCCCAGGCTAGTTCTGCCCCTTTTGCACCACCACAGATGCCCGTCTCTGCATCCATGCCATGGCTCGGTAGTGGTCAGACCAGCATGGGAGCCAGCGTG aTTATGAAGAGGAATTTAAATAATGTGAAGCGAATGACTTCCCATCCCATTTATCAGTATT ACATGACGGGGGCTCAGGATGGTAGTGTGAGAATGTTTGAATGGAACAGACCTCAGCAGCTTATTTGCTTTAGACAAGCAGGCAATGCTAGAGTCACTCGGCTCTATTTCAACTCCCAGGGCAataag TGTGGAGTCGCTGATGGAGAGGGCTTCCTCAGTCTCTGGCAGGTCAACCAGACGTCCTCCAACCCCAAACCCTACCTG AGTTGGCAATGCCACACTAAGACCTGCGGGGATTTCGCTTTCATCACGTCCTCCAGCCTCATCGCCACAGCCGGACAGTCCAACGACAACAG AAATGTATGTCTGTGGGATACTCTGATCTCACCTAGCAATACCATGGTCCACG CGTTCCCCTGCCACGAGAACGGGGCCACTGTGCTCCAGTATGCtcccaaacagcagctgctgatcaCTGGAGGCAGAaagggctttgtgtgtgtgttcgacaTCCGCCAGAGgcagctgctccacactttCCAAGCCCATGACTCAGCCATCAAGGCCCTCGCACTGGATGCCTTCGAGGACTTCTTCGTCACTGGCTCCGCAGAGGGCAACATGAAG GTGTGGAAGTTAGCTGGCCATGCGCTCATGCACTCTTTTAGCACTGAGCATGCCAAGCAGTCCATCTTCCGCAACATCGGCGCCGGCGTCATGCAGGTAGAGACACGCCCTGGAAACCGCATCTTCACTTGCGGAGCAGACGGCACACTGAAGATGAGGGTCCTGCCCGACCGTTACAACATCCCCAGCAGCTTGGTAGATGTCCTGTAA